The following proteins are co-located in the Sphingomonas panacis genome:
- a CDS encoding FecR family protein produces MNDNDASGGDACTQAAHWYARLQTLPVSARTLDQFFEWRKGEGNREAFDAVDRLYRQTGTLADRPAIVAATEQAMTRSATPPSRRYPWLGTMAAAVVGVVAVGLTTFAVWPSGGEQYATKVGEQRSIRLADGSKVMLDTDTALTVVFARDARRISLAKGQAYFTVAHDAARPFTVDAGGTRVLATGTQFDVQRSGDRIDVTLVEGRVRISSGEQSVAQLQAGQRLVLDGSHISPVQAIDTAPTTAWTQGRVVLDGMTLEHAITEVNRYVNTPVRLDAPGFADARISGSVETGDIGSFTTAVTAVLPLKAQANSDGSVTLRP; encoded by the coding sequence ATGAACGACAATGACGCAAGCGGCGGCGATGCGTGCACGCAAGCCGCACATTGGTACGCGCGGTTGCAGACGCTGCCGGTGTCGGCCCGAACGCTCGATCAGTTCTTCGAGTGGCGAAAGGGCGAGGGGAATCGCGAAGCGTTCGACGCCGTCGATCGCCTTTACAGGCAGACCGGCACGCTCGCCGATCGCCCGGCGATCGTCGCTGCCACGGAACAGGCGATGACGCGATCCGCCACTCCGCCTAGCAGACGATACCCGTGGTTGGGGACGATGGCGGCGGCGGTGGTTGGCGTGGTTGCGGTTGGCCTGACGACCTTTGCGGTGTGGCCTTCGGGCGGCGAGCAATACGCCACCAAGGTCGGCGAGCAACGCAGCATCAGGCTGGCCGATGGATCGAAGGTGATGCTCGACACCGATACGGCGCTGACGGTTGTCTTCGCTAGAGATGCGCGCCGCATTTCGCTCGCCAAGGGCCAGGCCTATTTCACGGTCGCGCATGATGCGGCGCGTCCCTTCACCGTGGACGCTGGCGGCACGCGCGTGCTGGCAACGGGGACGCAGTTCGATGTCCAGCGCAGCGGCGACCGGATCGACGTCACATTGGTCGAGGGCAGGGTGCGGATCAGTTCGGGAGAGCAGTCGGTCGCGCAGTTGCAAGCCGGGCAGCGGCTGGTCCTCGACGGCTCCCACATAAGCCCGGTCCAGGCGATCGATACGGCACCGACGACGGCGTGGACACAAGGCCGCGTCGTGCTCGACGGCATGACGCTTGAACACGCGATCACCGAGGTCAATCGCTACGTGAATACGCCGGTTCGCCTCGATGCACCGGGCTTCGCCGACGCACGCATCAGCGGCTCTGTCGAGACCGGCGACATCGGCAGTTTCACGACGGCGGTCACCGCAGTGCTGCCGCTCAAGGCGCAGGCCAACAGCGACGGATCGGTCACGCTACGCCCGTGA
- a CDS encoding IS630 family transposase — translation MDEKSQIQAPPRATGAAAQARPEGATMTHDYKRNGTTTLFAALNVLDGSGIGRNMQRQRHQEFIRFLNAVEAELPSDKAVHVILDNYATHKQPKVRAWLPRHPRWTFHFVPTSCSGLNAVEGFFAKLTRRRLKNRVFCSVAHWEAPVREPRRP, via the coding sequence ATGGACGAGAAGAGCCAGATCCAGGCGCCCCCACGCGCAACCGGTGCTGCCGCTCAAGCGCGGCCGGAGGGGGCGACCATGACCCACGATTACAAACGCAACGGGACGACCACACTGTTCGCGGCGCTGAACGTGCTCGACGGCTCGGGGATCGGGCGGAACATGCAGCGGCAGCGGCACCAGGAGTTCATCCGTTTCCTGAACGCGGTGGAGGCCGAACTGCCGTCCGACAAGGCCGTCCACGTCATCCTCGACAACTACGCCACCCACAAACAGCCGAAGGTTCGCGCCTGGCTTCCCCGGCATCCGCGCTGGACCTTCCACTTCGTGCCTACGTCGTGTTCCGGGTTGAATGCCGTCGAGGGCTTCTTCGCCAAGCTGACCCGTCGGCGCCTGAAAAACCGAGTCTTCTGCTCCGTAGCACATTGGGAAGCGCCGGTTCGGGAGCCGCGACGGCCCTGA
- a CDS encoding RNA polymerase sigma factor has protein sequence MAGRRDDSQRRPIGDDTRAAAIEDLYRDHGDWLRRLVVARLRMQPADVDDIVQDTWLRAARPVTTEIAHSRAFLFQTALNLFRDRKRREAVRQQHREGVTAEQGRGDRHGMYEQEAVLELERIVLDLPEKIRDVFVLSRFRHMSNAEIATTLGISIKTVEWRMGKALALCASRLRD, from the coding sequence ATGGCAGGACGGAGAGACGATTCGCAAAGGCGCCCGATTGGTGACGATACACGTGCGGCGGCAATCGAAGACCTATACCGCGATCACGGCGACTGGCTTCGGCGGTTGGTAGTCGCGCGGCTGCGTATGCAGCCTGCCGATGTCGATGACATCGTGCAGGACACTTGGTTGCGCGCGGCGCGACCGGTGACCACCGAGATCGCTCACTCGCGAGCTTTCCTGTTTCAGACGGCGCTCAACCTGTTCCGCGACCGCAAGCGGCGCGAGGCGGTTCGCCAGCAGCATCGAGAGGGCGTCACCGCCGAACAAGGTCGTGGTGACAGGCATGGCATGTACGAGCAGGAGGCGGTGCTCGAACTGGAGCGGATCGTACTCGATCTGCCTGAAAAGATCCGCGACGTCTTCGTGCTCAGCCGTTTCCGGCATATGAGCAATGCCGAAATCGCGACAACGCTCGGCATCTCGATCAAGACCGTGGAGTGGCGGATGGGTAAGGCGCTGGCATTGTGCGCGAGCAGATTGCGCGACTGA
- the wzy gene encoding O-antigen polysaccharide polymerase Wzy produces the protein MNKYFGALRILLIPLDISVILLLCIWLFTTPTGLNSSVGWTCITIFYLYFFMFCVNFARVRKKLPISLSIEVSFSLFYFLLFFGPYQSDLLGGLSYSISKFLPNTYPAGANQALLAATIGYVAFHLGTVLPRKVYPSGTDQWDENPHAYKAFDWLFSFILFSSMAIFKILGLQSSDVDRYSDAANHTQRAQQSNTIADGIYNIIILFCILALSRLVSRIARGQGLNFAHWLMAICVALWSVMILIQGDRNNFFMIALAALCGVGTFKYRVRWPVIVVMMASALTLYQAVEILRMMPEPSVSAFSDAWQRHANQGNGDSSLGNTTATLRATFEITPKLSPYAWGYYKLVGFGGIFPFIRGFFITPGAGFVTSADALTYFMIGPSAGWNVGSNLLSDIYMDFGLPGIIILMTVTGYFVVRVRTTIIKRGMSTKRIFVYMVLAGTMTEMPRYSLDFPVRFLVWGFVILFIYEKLFLGSFRREQHQTTLSK, from the coding sequence ATGAATAAGTATTTTGGCGCCTTGCGCATATTATTGATACCGTTAGATATTTCGGTTATTTTGCTTCTTTGTATATGGCTTTTTACAACACCCACAGGCCTCAATTCTTCGGTCGGGTGGACCTGCATAACTATTTTCTATCTATACTTCTTTATGTTTTGCGTGAATTTTGCCCGTGTACGAAAAAAATTGCCGATATCACTTTCGATCGAGGTAAGCTTTTCTCTTTTTTACTTCCTCTTGTTTTTCGGCCCGTATCAATCTGATCTACTCGGTGGTTTAAGTTACAGTATAAGTAAGTTTCTTCCAAATACGTACCCGGCCGGAGCGAACCAAGCGCTATTGGCGGCTACTATTGGATATGTTGCATTCCATTTGGGAACTGTGCTTCCGAGGAAGGTTTATCCCAGCGGCACCGATCAATGGGACGAAAATCCGCATGCATACAAAGCTTTCGATTGGTTATTTAGTTTTATTTTATTTTCTTCTATGGCGATTTTCAAGATATTAGGATTGCAATCATCGGACGTTGATCGCTATTCTGATGCAGCCAATCACACACAGAGAGCTCAACAAAGCAATACCATCGCAGACGGTATTTATAATATCATAATATTATTTTGCATATTAGCTCTCTCGCGATTGGTATCGCGAATTGCTCGTGGACAAGGCCTAAATTTCGCCCATTGGCTTATGGCTATCTGTGTTGCACTCTGGTCTGTCATGATATTAATACAAGGCGACCGGAATAACTTCTTCATGATCGCGCTGGCTGCATTGTGCGGAGTCGGCACCTTTAAATACCGCGTTCGCTGGCCCGTTATTGTCGTAATGATGGCGAGCGCTCTGACGCTCTATCAGGCAGTTGAAATCCTACGAATGATGCCGGAGCCTTCGGTGTCGGCTTTTTCTGACGCATGGCAACGCCATGCCAACCAAGGTAATGGCGATAGCAGTTTAGGGAATACTACGGCAACCCTCAGGGCTACCTTTGAAATAACTCCGAAGTTAAGTCCATATGCATGGGGCTACTACAAGCTTGTAGGTTTCGGAGGCATTTTTCCTTTTATCCGTGGATTCTTTATAACGCCGGGAGCTGGATTTGTTACGTCGGCAGACGCGCTGACCTACTTTATGATAGGCCCAAGTGCGGGATGGAACGTTGGGTCTAATCTCTTGTCAGATATTTATATGGATTTTGGCTTACCGGGAATCATCATATTAATGACGGTAACGGGTTATTTTGTCGTACGGGTCAGAACCACAATCATTAAACGCGGCATGAGTACGAAGAGGATATTCGTGTACATGGTACTTGCTGGAACCATGACTGAAATGCCTAGGTATTCTTTGGACTTCCCCGTGCGATTTCTAGTGTGGGGATTTGTAATTCTCTTTATATATGAGAAGTTATTTTTGGGTTCATTCCGGCGAGAGCAGCATCAAACCACGCTTTCAAAATAA
- a CDS encoding helix-turn-helix domain-containing protein: protein MEAREILARNLRILRRVRGWSQEELADRAEIDRTYVSALERCIYAASVDVLDRLAAALSVDVAALLDADAAESLEP from the coding sequence ATGGAGGCTCGAGAAATTCTGGCCCGCAATCTGCGGATTCTTCGACGCGTCAGGGGATGGTCGCAGGAGGAACTCGCTGACCGTGCGGAGATAGACCGCACTTACGTGAGTGCGCTGGAGCGCTGCATCTATGCGGCGAGCGTGGATGTCCTCGACCGGCTCGCCGCAGCCCTGAGTGTTGATGTCGCCGCACTGTTGGACGCGGATGCGGCCGAAAGCTTAGAACCTTAA
- a CDS encoding acetyltransferase, with protein sequence MTLIDAQASNNRDLGGASFSLRNRITRICWKLCWTLLGKWTPPPLHRWRCILLRLFGAKVGRGVRIYGSTIIWLPSNLAIGDSVIIGPRANLYNQGVIEIGNRAVISQGAHLCASSHDVNDYYFQLVLRPIRVAPNAWIAAEAFVGPGVTIGEGAVLGARAVAMRNLEPWGIYSGNPAKYLKQRVFQQLP encoded by the coding sequence TTGACTCTGATCGACGCTCAAGCATCTAACAACCGCGATCTCGGCGGCGCGAGCTTCAGCTTGCGTAACAGGATAACACGCATTTGTTGGAAACTGTGCTGGACATTACTCGGCAAATGGACGCCGCCACCGCTTCACCGATGGCGCTGCATCCTTTTACGATTATTCGGCGCAAAGGTCGGACGTGGCGTGCGGATATATGGCAGCACGATTATTTGGCTGCCGTCCAACCTAGCAATTGGCGACAGCGTGATCATTGGACCGAGGGCAAATTTGTACAATCAAGGGGTAATCGAAATTGGCAACCGGGCGGTAATTAGCCAAGGTGCTCATTTATGCGCTAGCAGCCACGACGTGAACGATTATTATTTTCAACTTGTGCTGCGCCCCATCCGTGTCGCACCTAACGCTTGGATCGCGGCCGAGGCGTTTGTCGGTCCTGGCGTGACGATCGGCGAAGGCGCGGTACTTGGTGCAAGAGCGGTCGCTATGCGCAACCTTGAGCCATGGGGCATCTACAGTGGCAACCCGGCGAAATATCTGAAGCAGAGAGTGTTTCAGCAACTGCCCTGA
- a CDS encoding helix-turn-helix domain-containing protein: MARVARRYDVSRSQIYQWRHQFRKRGLLPAPTGPTFLPVDIAAPMLSAETVPGDLVVSPLMVELCLAQDDAFASTVASRLLL, translated from the coding sequence TTGGCTCGCGTTGCGCGGCGCTACGATGTGTCCCGGAGCCAGATCTATCAATGGCGCCATCAGTTCAGGAAGCGAGGGCTGCTGCCTGCGCCGACCGGGCCGACCTTTTTGCCGGTCGACATCGCGGCGCCCATGCTGAGCGCGGAGACAGTGCCCGGAGACCTGGTGGTCTCGCCTTTGATGGTCGAGCTGTGTCTGGCGCAGGACGACGCCTTCGCTTCGACAGTTGCATCGAGGCTGCTGCTCTGA
- a CDS encoding conjugal transfer protein TraD gives MRKSRDYDADLVSLNQKTRALEQRKISQLGELVIACRANMLPVDVLAGALLSAARSDAAVQKA, from the coding sequence ATGCGCAAATCGCGTGACTATGACGCCGACCTTGTATCGCTCAACCAGAAGACGAGAGCGCTCGAGCAACGCAAGATCAGCCAGCTCGGCGAACTGGTGATCGCGTGTCGCGCCAATATGCTGCCGGTCGATGTTCTGGCCGGTGCGTTGCTGTCCGCCGCGCGCAGTGACGCAGCAGTACAAAAGGCGTAG
- a CDS encoding conjugal transfer protein TraD — translation MTQQYKRRSEKLARRCLSAKPEATNAERLRQTLHQLWRLKAVRYRLIASPTRHDTHDWQAKRRDRGPRLIELVRLIARSGLIDLTERDRAVIFGTFAEVLSKLRGEDKESLLRL, via the coding sequence GTGACGCAGCAGTACAAAAGGCGTAGCGAAAAGCTGGCGCGGCGATGTCTCAGCGCAAAGCCAGAAGCAACGAACGCCGAGCGACTGCGCCAAACCCTGCATCAGCTTTGGCGGCTGAAGGCGGTACGGTACCGCTTGATCGCGAGTCCTACCCGCCATGATACACACGACTGGCAAGCGAAGCGCCGCGACCGCGGGCCCCGGTTGATTGAACTGGTCAGACTGATCGCCAGGTCCGGGCTGATCGACCTCACCGAGCGCGATCGTGCCGTGATCTTCGGCACCTTCGCCGAGGTACTTTCGAAGTTGCGCGGGGAAGACAAAGAATCGTTGCTTAGGCTATGA
- a CDS encoding rhamnogalacturonidase, which translates to MQRRDLLLSGGAAALAAMLPGGAFAADARWLDVRRFGARGDGKTIDTAAINRAIAAAAARGGGTVHFPAGSYANYTIRLMSAVTLHLDPGATLLAATPRDRAGYDIAEPIDPAYEHFQDFGHSHWRNSLIWGEGLHDIAIVGGGLIWGKGLGRGDGKDGWLKDPSGPGTGNKAIALKNCHGVLLRDFRLLEGGWFGILATGVDNLTIDNLIIDTNRDGMDIDCCRNVRVSNCTVNSPYDDGICPKSSFALGYARTTENLTITNCYITGNYQVGSVIDGSWKKMPTDFAPKIHGRIKCGTESNGGFRNITISNCVIEDSRGIALETVDGAVIEDVTISNIAMRGTIDGPLFLRLGRRMRGPAGRPIGTLKRVLIQNVSSSGASLLPSVIAGLPGHPIEDVQISDCHFQHIGGAPAAMATLTAPENELGYPEATMFGDLPASGFFVRHARGVRMSNVEVETIAPDPRTAFRLEDVDGADFLGIRAPRGRVFALDRVTDFTTTATHGLRDQALAGPTTVTL; encoded by the coding sequence ATGCAGCGTCGAGACCTCCTCCTCTCCGGCGGCGCGGCGGCGCTTGCCGCCATGCTTCCCGGCGGTGCCTTCGCGGCCGATGCACGCTGGCTTGACGTCCGCCGCTTCGGCGCGCGCGGCGATGGCAAGACGATCGACACGGCGGCGATCAATCGCGCGATCGCGGCGGCGGCGGCGCGAGGCGGCGGCACCGTCCATTTCCCCGCCGGCAGCTACGCCAACTACACGATCCGGCTGATGAGCGCGGTAACGCTCCACCTCGACCCCGGCGCGACGCTGCTCGCGGCCACACCGCGGGACAGGGCCGGCTACGATATCGCAGAGCCGATCGACCCCGCATATGAGCATTTCCAAGATTTCGGCCACAGCCACTGGCGCAACAGCCTGATCTGGGGCGAGGGATTGCATGACATCGCCATCGTCGGCGGCGGGCTGATCTGGGGCAAGGGCCTCGGCCGAGGCGACGGTAAGGATGGCTGGCTCAAGGACCCCAGCGGCCCCGGCACCGGCAACAAGGCCATCGCGCTCAAGAATTGCCATGGCGTGCTGCTGCGCGATTTCCGACTGCTCGAAGGCGGCTGGTTCGGCATTCTCGCGACCGGCGTCGATAATCTCACCATCGACAACCTCATTATTGATACCAACCGCGACGGCATGGATATCGACTGCTGCCGCAACGTCCGCGTCAGCAATTGTACCGTCAACTCGCCGTATGACGACGGCATCTGCCCGAAATCGAGTTTCGCGCTCGGTTATGCGCGCACGACCGAAAACCTGACGATCACCAATTGCTACATCACCGGCAATTATCAGGTCGGATCGGTGATCGACGGCAGTTGGAAGAAGATGCCCACGGATTTTGCGCCAAAGATCCATGGCCGCATCAAATGCGGCACCGAATCGAACGGTGGCTTCCGCAACATCACGATCAGCAATTGCGTGATCGAGGACAGCCGCGGCATCGCGCTCGAGACCGTCGATGGCGCGGTGATCGAAGACGTTACGATCAGCAACATCGCGATGCGCGGCACCATCGATGGGCCCCTGTTCCTGCGCCTCGGCCGGCGCATGCGCGGGCCGGCGGGGCGACCCATCGGCACGCTCAAGCGGGTGCTGATCCAGAACGTGTCGAGTTCGGGCGCGAGCCTGCTCCCCTCGGTGATCGCGGGGCTGCCTGGCCACCCGATCGAGGATGTGCAGATCAGCGACTGCCACTTCCAGCATATCGGCGGCGCGCCAGCCGCGATGGCCACGCTGACCGCGCCCGAAAACGAACTTGGCTATCCTGAGGCGACCATGTTCGGGGATTTGCCGGCAAGCGGCTTCTTCGTGCGCCACGCGCGCGGCGTGCGGATGAGCAACGTCGAAGTCGAGACGATCGCACCCGATCCGCGCACAGCCTTCCGGCTGGAAGACGTGGATGGCGCAGACTTCCTCGGCATACGCGCGCCGCGCGGCCGCGTCTTCGCGCTCGACCGCGTGACCGACTTCACCACCACCGCCACCCACGGCCTGCGCGATCAGGCGCTCGCCGGCCCGACGACGGTGACGCTGTGA
- a CDS encoding IS630 family transposase yields the protein MELWFQDEARVGQIGRTGRVWYDRGVRPRGLRDMRHDAAWIFGAICPERDTGVALVLPEATVPAMQALIDELAGQLPADRHAVLVMDRAGWHIAAKLTWPETITPLHLPSYSPELNPIERVWLYLRERFLSHRLFDTVDAIVDACCDAWNALLAETGRVASLGRYGYL from the coding sequence GTGGAGCTATGGTTCCAAGATGAGGCCCGCGTCGGCCAAATCGGCCGTACCGGCCGCGTCTGGTATGATCGCGGCGTCCGCCCACGCGGGCTCCGCGACATGCGCCACGATGCAGCCTGGATCTTCGGCGCCATCTGCCCGGAGCGCGATACCGGGGTCGCGCTCGTCCTGCCCGAGGCAACCGTGCCAGCCATGCAGGCGCTGATCGATGAACTCGCAGGCCAGTTGCCCGCCGACCGCCATGCCGTGCTCGTCATGGATCGCGCCGGCTGGCACATCGCCGCCAAACTCACCTGGCCCGAAACCATCACGCCACTGCACCTGCCGTCCTACAGCCCAGAACTCAATCCGATCGAGCGGGTCTGGCTGTATCTACGCGAGCGTTTCCTCAGCCACCGCCTGTTCGACACCGTCGACGCCATCGTCGATGCATGCTGCGACGCCTGGAACGCCCTTCTGGCCGAAACTGGACGCGTCGCAAGCCTCGGTCGCTACGGCTATCTATGA
- a CDS encoding winged helix-turn-helix domain-containing protein produces the protein MPMLTIRNDLTAEELRRLARRERDARVGRRMLAIANALDGMSRAMAAKLAGMDRQTLRDWVIRYNERGVPGLCDRWGPGRPTAVDDGQLAVVKATILQAASRAGDAKPPLRIVDVAALIEERTGVNYSISGAHRLMQTMGLSYQKTRPSHPKADPKARERFKKVSRPS, from the coding sequence ATGCCGATGCTGACGATCCGGAATGATTTGACGGCTGAGGAGCTGCGGCGGCTGGCGCGTCGCGAGCGCGATGCTCGCGTTGGGCGGCGGATGCTGGCGATCGCCAATGCACTCGACGGCATGAGCCGGGCGATGGCTGCAAAGCTGGCCGGCATGGACCGGCAGACGCTGCGCGATTGGGTGATCCGGTACAACGAGCGCGGCGTGCCTGGGCTTTGCGATCGCTGGGGCCCAGGCCGGCCGACGGCGGTGGATGATGGGCAACTGGCGGTGGTGAAGGCCACGATCCTGCAGGCGGCTAGCCGGGCCGGCGATGCGAAACCTCCTTTGCGGATCGTCGATGTCGCTGCCTTGATCGAGGAGCGAACTGGCGTGAACTATAGCATCTCGGGGGCGCACCGGCTCATGCAGACGATGGGCTTGTCGTATCAAAAGACCCGGCCCAGCCACCCCAAGGCCGACCCGAAGGCACGTGAGCGTTTTAAAAAAGTCTCCCGGCCGAGCTGA
- a CDS encoding MucR family transcriptional regulator, with protein sequence MEEENLNPVELATELTIAWLGNQNNRVSADDVPAFLRTMHNTIVELGSGSSAADTSSGEAAPAEEFTPAVSVRKSLASKDHIISMIDGKPYKTLRRHLSTHGLTDVQYRERYNLRPDYPMVSENYSLARREMAQRIGLGRKGRGGAATPAEAPAASEGSAAPAPAPTPAKRTRRKAAENA encoded by the coding sequence ATGGAAGAAGAAAATCTGAACCCCGTCGAACTCGCGACCGAACTGACGATCGCTTGGCTCGGCAACCAGAACAACCGCGTCTCGGCTGACGATGTCCCAGCGTTCCTGCGCACGATGCACAACACGATCGTCGAGCTTGGATCGGGATCATCGGCAGCGGACACGTCGAGTGGCGAAGCTGCCCCAGCGGAAGAGTTCACGCCGGCGGTATCGGTGCGCAAGTCGCTTGCCTCGAAGGATCACATCATCTCGATGATCGACGGCAAGCCTTACAAGACGCTGCGCCGTCATCTCTCGACGCATGGCCTGACCGACGTGCAGTACCGCGAGCGCTACAATCTGCGTCCCGATTATCCGATGGTCTCCGAGAACTATTCGCTCGCTCGTCGTGAAATGGCGCAGCGGATTGGCCTGGGTCGCAAGGGTCGCGGTGGCGCAGCAACGCCGGCTGAGGCACCTGCCGCCAGCGAAGGGAGTGCGGCACCCGCGCCCGCCCCTACCCCGGCAAAGCGCACGCGCCGCAAGGCTGCTGAAAACGCCTGA
- a CDS encoding IS5 family transposase: MVPLVAEAGVAHRAIGQQGFGFSQRERPRSTLDEIAALIEWEPIATLLGRLYPATKGEPAWPPLAMFRGMLLAVWYDLSDVKLADALDDRASFRRFCGFSGTEATPERTAFVRFRRLLVAHDLDRALFDAVTSQLTAKAITVKAGTIVDATIIASASENDGDGRWVKHRGKRATHGFKAHVACDADTALVERIAVTPANVNDGRAGPDALPDCPGEVFADSAYRGSHFGGAVRAKGGTPRVVLNAMWGRDEEETLGRLRDWNQPIHRVRGRIEKVFGTWKRSYGLRRMRWRGLAKAAAQIHLTAIAYNLKRTFNLLAATA, translated from the coding sequence ATGGTGCCTCTGGTGGCGGAGGCGGGTGTGGCGCATCGGGCGATTGGGCAGCAGGGTTTCGGGTTTTCGCAGCGGGAGCGGCCGCGATCGACGCTGGACGAGATCGCCGCGCTGATCGAGTGGGAGCCGATTGCGACGTTGCTGGGGCGGCTGTATCCGGCGACGAAGGGAGAGCCGGCTTGGCCGCCGCTGGCGATGTTCAGGGGGATGCTGCTGGCGGTCTGGTACGACCTGTCGGATGTGAAGCTCGCCGATGCGCTTGACGATCGCGCTTCGTTCCGCCGCTTCTGCGGTTTCTCCGGCACCGAGGCGACGCCCGAGCGCACGGCGTTTGTCCGCTTCCGCCGGCTGCTGGTCGCCCATGACCTCGACCGCGCGCTGTTCGATGCGGTTACAAGCCAGCTCACCGCCAAGGCGATCACGGTGAAGGCCGGCACCATTGTCGATGCAACGATCATCGCATCTGCGAGCGAGAACGACGGCGATGGCCGGTGGGTGAAGCACCGCGGCAAGCGCGCGACGCACGGCTTCAAAGCGCATGTGGCTTGCGATGCGGACACCGCCCTGGTCGAGCGGATCGCGGTCACGCCGGCCAACGTCAACGATGGCCGTGCCGGCCCGGACGCGCTGCCCGACTGTCCCGGCGAGGTCTTCGCCGACAGCGCCTATCGCGGATCGCACTTCGGGGGCGCCGTCCGCGCCAAGGGCGGCACGCCGCGTGTCGTGCTCAACGCCATGTGGGGCCGCGACGAGGAAGAGACGCTCGGCCGACTGCGGGATTGGAACCAGCCGATCCATCGCGTCCGGGGCCGGATCGAGAAAGTCTTCGGCACCTGGAAACGCTCGTACGGACTGCGACGGATGCGATGGCGAGGCCTAGCCAAAGCCGCCGCCCAGATCCACCTCACCGCCATCGCCTACAACCTCAAGCGAACCTTCAATCTCCTCGCCGCGACCGCCTGA
- a CDS encoding helix-turn-helix transcriptional regulator, whose product METDPPDRILRLKTVLDRTGLSRATLYRKVQAGTFPKQIRIALRCTGWRESAVNDWVRNPTLHEAKTDHS is encoded by the coding sequence ATGGAAACCGACCCACCCGACCGCATCCTCCGCCTTAAAACCGTGCTCGATCGCACCGGCCTCAGCCGGGCAACGCTGTATCGAAAAGTACAGGCTGGTACGTTCCCCAAGCAAATCCGTATCGCGCTGCGCTGTACAGGTTGGCGGGAGTCTGCCGTCAACGACTGGGTGCGCAATCCGACGTTGCATGAGGCCAAGACTGATCATTCGTGA